In the genome of Lathyrus oleraceus cultivar Zhongwan6 chromosome 4, CAAS_Psat_ZW6_1.0, whole genome shotgun sequence, the window GCCTCAGACTCTCCGTCGTCCACAAAGAGAGTATATGGTAGAAAACCAAGGGGTAGCCTTAGAGAAGGATCCTACCATTAACCAAGTTCAACAGAACCAATGAGACACACCCGAGGCAAACGTGGCAAACATGAAAGGATCGGTTGAACAAAATAGGGTTGAACTCCCTAGAAACCGACCATGAGGCCGCATGGAGTAAGAACCAAGGATAGCATTGGTAAGTAGGAATCAGAATGCTGATAACCTTATACAACAAATATGAAACGATGATATGGCAGTAGATAGTAATATGGCAACCATGGTTGAAAGAATCATTGGCTCGAAACAGGGTAAACTTTGGCCTTCGAAGGCCAAATTATACGTCACCACTCTCAAAATATATCCTCTAGTCAGACTTACCCCCTAGATGGAAGGTCCCTAAGTTCACTAAGTTTTTTCGGGATACTACTGAATCCACTATCGAACATGTGGCTAGGTATTTAATAGAGGTAGGAGAAATTTCGAACAACGAAAACCTTAGGATAAAGTACTTTCCAAGTTCTCTCACAAAGAATTCCTTCACGTGGTTTACGACCTTGCCACAAAGTTCGATTTACACTTGGACTCAATTGGAAAGAATGTTCCATGAGCAGTTTTACATGGGACAGTCGAAGATTATTCTAAAAACGTTGGACAACATCAAGCAAAAGTTTACTGAGCCAATTGATGACTATTTGAATAGATTCCGCTTATTAAAAGCCAGATGTTTTACGCAAGTTCTAGAACATGAGTTGGTTGAAATGGCCGCTGGAGGCGTtgattattccattaggaagaaatTGGACACCCAATACTTGAGGGATATGACCCAACTGGCTGATAGGGTTCGACACCTAGAGCGTTTGAAGGAAGAAAAAGCTAGAGCCAATAGGAATAAGAGAGTGGCCTACGTTGAATTTAATGAAGATAACGAAGGACCATATGATGAGCCTTCAAACTTCGACAAAATCGAGATTGACCTTGCTGAACTAAAACAAGGCTCTCCCTATTCCTGTAAGGTCTTAGCTCCTTCGAATGGAAAAAACCCCATCGAACCGGAAAAGAATGATAAATTTCCTAAGAAAACTTATACGTTCGACGTTACAAAATATGACGAAATCTTCGACTTGTTAGTTAAGGATGGTCAAATGATAGTGCCTTCTGGTGCTAAAATGCCCcctttagaacaaagaaagaaaaaggtttttgtaagtaccataatttcctgggtcataaaacgtctcaatgttttcttttcaaGGATCTTGTTCGGAATGCTATTTAGGAAGGAATACTCAAATTCAGAGAGAAACCCAGGAGCCAGATGAAGATTGACTTTGACCCTCTACAAGTAGCTGACGCTCACTACATAGAGCCAGATGATGTAGACATGGCCGAAGTCACTGATGACTTTAACAACACCATTAAAATGGCCGAAGTTACTGAAGATTTTATTCACAAAGGCAGTCATGGTCAAGGTTTCTGAGTACCTTGACCAGGAGTTCCTCAAGAATTTTGTCCAGGAGGCTGCTGAAAGCTTCATCAAAGGAACCATTGATGGTTGGGACTCGGGAATCACCGAAGATTCCAATTTGATGATGGTGACCAAAGAGACTGTAATCGCAgtattcgcaagtgcacgaatcacgtcagagtaatataaaagaatatcgatcccacagagaccaaatcgtcaatctatcaaTTACTATTATTACGATatttatctaaggcggtacaaaagagatattgatgtcgcaaaataacagtaaataaaggaaattataaatacagtgcagataaagataggcttgaatgtaattcacgtccGTTAAACGATGTTTcaattgtctaaatagaactacttatggggcaatattttctactcttgaaaagaatctATTTAACAGGAATtatcgctttcgcgtattcagaaccgagtttaccctaaaattaaggccttttattgtcacttataaaaggtgcgcagaacgctaaagtagtaaacttatttttaagaaataagactcgtaaacttagttgaaaagtgattttgatttggaaagtttacgcaaggagtttcctgattttaaatctatcaacgtgtccgaaaacagtttcaaaaattgtttttccttaaagtgataaaaattcctagttaactaagcctgggtgctttcgcactccttgagtagttaaaactaGCCAAGTTTGTTTCAtaaaactcgaattaaaaatcaaaacagcctttaaagcatttctacaaattcaatatgtgaaacatctctttaaccgcgatccttacattctaacctttgaaagatttagccagacacggtaatacaaacaaatacaacgatgttgaacatgatgaaaagaagtttagaatgtaaggcgtgaagaacaagtaaagcgtgtaaaacGATTAAAACGAGTAATAAAGATAACGGCGAGAAAATAAATAATGTAAAGACGatgacaaggaattaaataaagtaaagcatggcaagaaattaaataaagtaaagtgtggtaagaaattaaataaagtaaagcatgacaagtaaaataaataaaagcgattaaattagaacctgctccaaacggaggctttaaatctggtacaaggaaaataaacctctgactttgaagataaagacgacagcaaaatcaaagtgctccaactcaattacactaCGGTGCGATAACTCCTCGATGTGACAGATTACTGCTTTTACAGATGATAATATAGTgttagtgttgtaaactaagttggattgtttggaaatgaactagaacgacctatttatagagggaCTCAGTAGCATGCAAAGACCATGTtgcccttcaacttctccttagtgggaacgtgaaatgcaaaggtggcgcccgccaccccttcatggcgcccgccatatgtgtgaatgggaaagttcatgggatcgtggcgGTTTCCTCCTGATTGGGGgctgatgtgtcatggcttctcctatagcggccgccatgcaTAACGCCATGTGTATAATAtttgccgaaaaaccctaatttttggtctttttgcttcgtttcttctaaaaaggtcccGAAAGCGCTAAATACttgaaaacaacataaaagagagcataacacaagcaaaatgataataaagacctaataaacatgtgaaatccgagtcaaaaatgcggtgtgattcagtgtgatcaaattctcccacacttaaacctttgcttgtcctcaagcaaaactctttatagctcatgcaagaaaaacaatatcaaccagagttaattcaaggcaaaaaggcttataagttcattcaagaaatgtatcgataggtactaatgaatcgaactaaggatattgtagtgacaATTCCCGCAAATGTGGTcataggcttcgttcctatacaaatcaatccacatcaccccaccatacctaggccttcttttcatcttcttcaagtccttttcattcaggtgcaatcacattaagcctgttatccgtacatactcatagtaaggtgaccggttagtgattatgatcttaagcatggggctctggtatATAAGTTagtgtaacccctttatttaacccaatttgtagttgtgggggattggatcgtaatccaccctaccaagttcagcaccagatacctctgaaccaaccaacaataggcatattattatatatattttttatttttcttctgcatgtttcgcaaatgtctttattttgctgggttaaatgaccgtgtgagagtcacctagcccgaATTTTCATACAACTAAagaacaaagcaggaatttttgtgatcattcacttattttcatcggtctcctacgtagagcatgcttaagccggagctgactgcaaggataaactacttaaggacttatttggaacaaaaattagggccacaacatatggggtatcgggatcgactcttataatcatgaagcctacggtgttaagacaatattgatttttagaaaaagttttcccaagtcttttacatcccgtcataaacctatcttatagcctgaatattcaagatacactgttttctttgctcacaattttttttggtaaggttaaagaaatgggagaagtacgaatacactacacagatgactcgtcaaacacGTGCTATTTATTTAAAGAAAAAGCAAACAACTAAAACACACAAAACATACTAAAATAGAGGAAAGAGATAAAAAGcgataaaaatctcctcccacacttaaaccgaacattatcctcaatgtttcgatatgagatagggtaggagtaacctgaaagagagagagagagagagagagagagagagagagagagagagagagagagagaactaTGGGTGATCATCGGTACCGTCACCGTcctggtcaggatgcctgggtcgacgacgcctgctacgagtactaagtccttcctgcAGCTGCCTAGAGAGACCTAAGAGAGACCCCTGGTTGGCCTCGATAAATGCGAAGTGACGCTCAGTATCCTGTCGCTGGCGATactgctcattagtgatcgcaagtaAGGACTCGGTGATAGTCCGTTGTGCTTGCTCACTACGCTGTTGGGaggctaccataaaactcatattatctgtcaattgttggtttatggtattcagAAGGGCGTCACGCCTTTCCTCTTgagccaggtgctcgcgccacatctcctcagtgatgtaaaaaccgggagcggtacctgcaaaatggtcagaagaagaaggtgcagtgtgtgcaggtgatgcagtAGGAATATCATAAGCAGGTGAATGGTCGCaccggtcatactcatcatcggtcccttgcccatcgtccataggaacattaggtggcaaaggaccggTAAAAGGTGGAGCATCGAGATCATATGTCAAGTTCCTTGCATGTCGCACATTTGTACGCTGAGAGCAAGGTAAAACAACATTGGGTATAGCTACACCATGGATCATGAGGTCATAACCACCTGCTCgccgcaccttgcataatttcatatcctTCAAAATTTTCAAGTTAATAgtgcggtgagggagtggttcTAAGGTGGCTAACTCAACATTGAGATTTAACGCTCTAGCAATAGAAGTAATTAAACCACCAAAAGAAATGGTTCCTCCTTTTTTAAGAATGGCGGACATATGTGCAAGCATAAAAGGAACAGGATTGATCCTTCAATTAGTGAAGCAACCCTGTAAAAATAGCAACTCGCAAGCATTTACTTTATTAGAATTCTCCCGACTgaaaatagtacatgccaaaagatATTGAAAAATACGGATGGCCGGATTATGAATATTGGAAgctaaaattccttcaaaggaagtgacaGCCACATTTGATAATCTATTCCAAAAAGCAAATGTTTCGAGTTCCCATTCAGCATCTAAGGGTGTCTCACAAATGACACCCTCTCCGTAAGTCATTCCTAACAAACTTGCTAAAGCATCAGTAGTGTACTCATATTCAATATTAAACATTCTAAAACATACGGTACCAACCGTGCTAGCAGTGCCAAGATAaacagtgtaaattagggaactcaaaaattacGTAGTCAACCTATCATAGGTGGGTGCTTTATTAGCAAGAATATCATGTAATCCTAAAGTATCAAGCATATGAAAAACACTATGGTATGTCCCTAAAGTATACAAACAATCTTCGTCTACATACCTGTTAGCGAGAATTTCCCGTGATTGCAATTTTTGTAAAATTTTGTTTTGACGCTCTCCGGGTTTTCCTCCGCGAAGAATGATATTGTTGAACTCCATTCCGACCATTGATGGTGGGTGAAGAGAAAAATGGGTGTTTATGGAAAGGAAGTGAAAATGGAGTTTTAGTGGGTTTTTGGTGGAGAAATGGATGAGTGAAGTTTGGAAATGGTAATGACTTGGAGTTAAAATGAGGAAGTTGGGATTTTTCGTGGACTTTGGTGGAGTTGGGAGGAGGAGAAAATGGgttttgagaggttgaagaaggtgaAAATGGTAAAATTGGGGATTCTGTCCCGTTAAATATTCAGACCTTATGGCGCCCGCCATGAGgcttgtggcgcccgccatggcTTCGGAATTGGTGTTTGGGCCGGATTTGTTCATTGCTTCTTGGACCACAACTTTTGTCTTCATTTTGCAAAAAGGGGGGTGTACATAGGCTTGCATGGTATGTTGTTTTTAAGCTtgacaaaaataaaataaaataaaatagtaaagtagaataaaataaaataaaataaaatggaagtaaaaacataataataataatgtatatatatatatatatatatatatatatatatatatatatatatatatatatatatatatatatatatatatatatatatatatatatatatatatatatatatatatatgaatagTTAGTAATAAGTCACGGGTCGAGAGATCCTAGGAAAGAAAAAGCAAGCATAAAgtcaaaaagaaaaataaaaacaagcataaaTAATAAACAATGGGAAATAGGTAAATCAAACGGCATCTCTAGGTCGGTGATATCATTAATGCTAAGGGAATAATGGAGTCTCCTCGACTTTGTATCCTCGGAGCTCTGTGATCTGGTGTCGAAGGTCAACGATCTCATTGTTCAGTATATCGGCTTCAATGACATGTGTTATATCTGATACTTCGACCTGCAAAGCAACATCAGCAAGCTCTTGGCGAAGCTGGGCTATCTCCATACGAAGCTTAACAAGCTCGGAATGCATGCTTGGACTCTGAAGATTTGGATTGTTGGTGAGAATTTTGATTCTGGTAGGTGTTGGATGATGCTCTGCTTTTGGTGGGATTCTCTACTCATCTACTGTCTCGCATTGGCCTTCTACGGCATAGGCCCAATTGGCCTGATTATAAACACAAGTTACCTGAGGGTCTAGTAAAGTAAAGTAGTGGATAGTCTCACCCTCGATCAAGAGCCTGTATTGGCCTGGGTGAAAAGAAGATCTCCTCACGAGGCCACGATCTAGACAAAAGTCAATATCCATCAAAGTATAATTGCAGTAAGATGTTAGGTGAAAAAGCCTTCTATCAAGTCCTAGGGCAGAGGCTATATGCGTCGTCGTGCTTCCAACATGTATAGGGCTCACATCGGAGCGAGCATTAAGATAGAGACTCTCGATCATAAAAGTTCTGCAATCTACTgggcgtgactgagtggtacagtacatgaagaaaaTCTCTTCAGCACTTACATGTGTATCAGTGTCACTCTTCCCCGGGAAGGTGTGGGCAATaatcatctgaaaatatctgaaaGCGGGATTATAGATCTTGTTAGAGACTTGGGTGAAAGGGTCAGGGATACCTCCACATGTAATGTCACTCCAGAACTTCTCAATGTCTTTTCTCAGGaaatagctcatggggagctcagatGAGGCATCATAAGTAGTCTGAAATCCAAGCAAGACACTGAAACGCTTGTGGTTGAAAGTGTACTCTGTCCCAAACAACCTAAAATTAATGTAGCCACCATCACTAGCGTGACCAACATAGGGCTCATAGTTCAGCGAGCTCAAGAACTCCAAAGtgaggttcctgtaagtcacGTGCATCACTTCTGTATACTCATCCCATTAACACTAATTGCACAAATGTatgacactaggctcaatgcctaattCTTCCATGCAGCTTGAATCAGGATATCTGGTGGGCAGCATTGGACACTGGGAAAGCATTGAGTAGCGTTGCTCCTGTACTGGGTCACAAAAGATCACGGACATAGTGTCGAAATTCTCCATCCTGAAAAGTTAGGTTAAAAACATAGGACACCTGAAATCGCAAATATTATAAATGTCAGTttaaacaaatatatatatatatatatatatatatatatatatatatatatatatatatatatatatatatatatatatatatatatatatatatatatatatatatatatatatatatatatatatatataaaacaaatgaaaatataaattgaaatagtaaaagtaaagtaaaggaaaagaaatcatgggttgcctcccatgcagcgcttgtttaacgttGTTAGCTTGACGATTCAAACTTTATATATCAAAGGTAGGAACCGGAGGGCCGATCAGAGTATGGCCAGGGCATTCTGTGGGAATGTCACCTCCTTgatattgcttcagtctttgtccatttaccacaaacggattacaggaattgttccagatttcaactgctccagattttaggattttggaaaccttaaaggggcctgtccatctcgaacgcaacttacctggaaaaagtcataatctggaattgaaaaggagaacagagtcgcctatattaaagtccttttcacaatccttttgtcatgccatgctttggttctttctttatatataatggcattctcgtaagcgttctggcggagttcctccaatttgtggatATCGAGGATTCGCTTATCGCCAGATGCcaggtaatccaaattcagggtcttGAAGGCCCAATATTCTTTGTGCTtaagttcaaaaggtaagtggcatgactttCCATAGACTAACTGGTATGGTGTAATTCCAATAGGATTTTGTAAGCAGTTCTGTAAGCCCACAATGTTTATGTTAGCTTTTCAAACCAATCTTTTCTGGATATTGAAACAGTTTTTTCCAAGATTTGCTTAATCTCTCtattagatacttccacttgaccattagtctagggatgatatggtgttgctactctgtgtttcactccatactttcttaagagtttatcgaatatcctggatataaaatgtgatccaccatcacttatgacaagtcgtggtactccaaatatgaggaaaatgttatttttaaacatcttgatgactactcttgtaTCGTTGGTAGGTGCGACTATAACTTCTATCcatttggacacatagtcaacgactaccaaaatatacttgtttcccatcgaagatggaaaaggtcccatgaaatcaataccccaaacatcaaataatttcacttcttggatgttcttcaaaggcatttcgtcgCGTCTTGAGATTATTTCCAGCGCgctggcaccggtcacattggacaatataagtATGGACGTCACGCCATAGttttggccaataaagaccagcttgaaggatcttagcgtatgtcttggatgtgcttgaatgtccaccatagggtgaagagtgacaatgctctatgatatttTTAACTTCTTCTTCTGGGACGCAACGTCGAAAGATGTTATATGTTCCTCTTTTAAAAAGGAGTGGTTTGTCCCAATAGAAATGTCTTACATCTTTAAAtaacttcttcttttgttgataatTGAGGTCAGGTGATATGATATCAGCGACTAGATAAttgacaaaatcagcgtaccatggtactctgctaatttcTGAAACTGTCCCAAagttgtctctatcaggttcaaggggaaTGATATCTAACTTGGCTATCAATCTGTCataggtgaaatcatcatttataggtaaacggtctggcttcaaatgctctagtctggaaagatgggcagcaactacgttttctgttccttttttgtctcgaatatctaagtcgaactcttgtagcaaaaggatccatctGAGTAACCTAGGTTTCGCATCCTTTTTGCTTATAAGGTAACATATAGCTGCATGGTttgtatagactataatcttagatccgacaagataagacctaaatttatcaatTGCAAAAACTACAACTAtgagttccttctctgttgtcGTATAATTTAGTTAagcggcatctagggttctactagcgtaatatataacatgtaatttcttatcttttctttgtcctaaaacagctcctatagcgaaatcgctagcatcacacattatttcaaagggttgagtccaatccggagtttgtaagatgggtgctgaaattagtgcttgttttaaatgattaaagacttcgatacatttttcattgaaaatgaattcaacttctttcatcagaaggccggtcaggggttttgttattttagagaaatctttgatgaagcgtcggtagaaaccggcgtgtccaagaaaactacGGATTGctctaactgtcttaggagggttaagtttttctatcacttctatctttgctttctcgacctcaatgcctctttcagatattatatgtcctaacactatgccttctttaaccataaagtggcacttctcccagtttaacacaaggttaacttctacgcatctctctaggattttctcaagattaatgaggcaattctcaaagtcgaacccacataccgagaaatcatccataaatacttccataattcTGTCGAGATAATatgcgaagattgacatcatacaacgttggaaagtagttggtgcattacagagtccaaacggcattcgtctgtaagcaaacgttccgtaaggacaggtgaaggttgttttctcttgatcctcggggtgtatgggtatttggaaaaatccagaatatccatccagataacaaaagtaagagtgtctggcaagacgctcaagcatttgatctatgaatggaagggggaaatggtctttcctagttgccttattgagcttcatataatctatgcacatacgtcatccgccttctatacgtttagccacatgctcgcccttctcgttctgcacgactgtgatgcctccctttttggtaccacatgtacaggacttacccatttactatcagagatttgatagattataccagcttctagcaatttaaggacttccttctttaccacctcactcattacagggttgatccttctctgatgccctctggaaggttttgaatcctcctctaggGAGATTAtgtgcatacacacggatgggcttataccttttaaatcggagatgttgtatcctaaggcagaggggtatcttcttaaaacattcaagagtcggtttgtctcgtcttggtttaaggtggcactaactattactgggcggttcatttctttatccaaaaactcatatcttaggttcttgggcaattccttaagttcttgagctggtttttgagagtttggtgaaaggtctggagtaaggtctaaacattcgttagtgtgaggttTCGTTTCCTCTAGCTCTTCATCCTTTTtattcgggtttgaaaatggtttgatCATAGGTCCTTCTTGATCAAGTTCCCTTATACATTCATCTATGATATCAATCACGTAATATGCGTCTCCTatgattggtgccatcaggaactttgaaagaataaactatatcttttcatctcctacttcgaaggttaattttcttcttttaacatctattatagctcctgccgttgataaaaatggtctacctaaaaggatagggatatcttcgtcttccttgatatccatgaccacaaagtctgtcgggatataaagttgaccgatcctaactaggatgtcttctaaaatgcctacaggatacttaacagGCCTATCGACTAATTGGAGGGACGtcttagttggttgtaattctcctaagtttaaccttttacacacagctaagggcattaaactcacactagcacctaagtctaggaaagctttgtcgatcacatgactccctaaaatgcaaggtatagaaaaactcccagggtctttctccttcttagcaagtttattctcggaaataaagttgcattccaagggtttgggatcgtcaagcctacgcttgttggttaagatgtctttgagaaatttggcgtaagatggaatttgggtgatggcttcggtgaaaggaatctctacatgaagcttctctattacttttataattttttggtattggttattgattttggtttgtttaagtctttgcagatatgggattggtggtttgtacgggggtggtggtttgtaagttttatccttggctttTCCTTCTTGTCGGTTTGTTTTTCGGGTTCCACTGGTTCTTCTCCTTGGTTTGtaggtatattttctttagaagctttggactcgctcattgctgggttatgaggcccttcgtaagcggtcccacttcgtaatgagatagcgttagcttgccctcgagggttgagttgaggttgtctagggaattgtcctccaggtgtagtttgtaGGGCTTagttttgtgctacctgtgagatctgggtttcaagcatcttgttgtgagtgattaactgatcaaccttggtccctaattgcgttatcagttcgtttacgtgaatgttATGGTTTAGGAATTCTTTGTTTTGTTGAGTCTGACCTGATATAAAGTTCTCCATGATCTTCTTAAGGTGCAtaattttggatagggttctagtttttataggaaaaattcaGGTGATTCTTCCATCCAAGGTTGtaggtgtttgaaaatgggttaccttgggcgtaattcacttggtaggtgttcaggtcgttcaaaaggttacattCCGCCGATTtgtgtcctttagatccacaaagttcACACTCTGTATGGACTACCACTGCGATGTTAGTGTTTGTAGAAATATGTTCGACCTAAAGGGATAAAGCATCCATTTTCACCTGCATCATGTCCATAAAGCTTATCTCATGTATTTtaccttgggtctcctttttctctactGATGCccgttcagttccccattggtaatggttttgggccatatcctcaattaggtcacaa includes:
- the LOC127135925 gene encoding uncharacterized protein LOC127135925, with the protein product MGQSKIILKTLDNIKQKFTEPIDDYLNRFRLLKARCFTQVLEHELVEMAAGGVDYSIRKKLDTQYLRDMTQLADRVRHLERLKEEKARANRNKRVAYVEFNEDNEGPYDEPSNFDKIEIDLAELKQGSPYSCKVLAPSNGKNPIEPEKNDKFPKKTYTFDVTKYDEIFDLLVKDGQMIVPSGAKMPPLEQRKKKEGILKFREKPRSQMKIDFDPLQVADAHYIEPDDVDMAEVTDDFNNTIKMAEVTEDFIHKGSHGQGF